A region of Domibacillus sp. DTU_2020_1001157_1_SI_ALB_TIR_016 DNA encodes the following proteins:
- a CDS encoding 6-carboxytetrahydropterin synthase yields MILLTRKVEFSAAHSYHVPAWDEKKNKEVFGLCNNPNGHGHDYTLEVTVKGNLNPKSGIVVNITDIDRIVKGVVLEELDGKFLNREHSFFKEQIPTTENIVSYLWNELRGKFDECELQSIKLHENPFLFSQKEEKSMIQLTRKFHFSAAHRLHSDQLSDEENKMIFGKCNNPHGHGHNYILEVTVEGEADPVTGMIINLAELDEIVDQKILQKFDHKHLNLDTEEFRGLNPTAEVMTVVFWELLQPSLPSLSKIGLWETAKNYFEYHGPEKKVKNNIY; encoded by the coding sequence TTGATTTTGCTAACAAGAAAAGTAGAATTTTCAGCAGCTCATAGTTATCATGTTCCCGCTTGGGATGAGAAGAAAAATAAAGAAGTTTTTGGACTGTGCAATAACCCCAATGGCCATGGCCATGATTACACGTTAGAAGTTACTGTAAAAGGAAACCTTAATCCTAAATCAGGAATTGTTGTGAACATTACAGATATTGACCGTATCGTTAAAGGGGTAGTTTTAGAAGAATTAGATGGGAAATTCCTCAATCGGGAGCATTCTTTTTTTAAAGAGCAAATTCCTACAACAGAAAATATTGTGTCTTATCTGTGGAATGAACTACGTGGAAAGTTTGATGAGTGTGAACTCCAAAGTATAAAACTACATGAAAATCCATTTTTGTTTTCTCAAAAGGAGGAAAAGTCAATGATTCAATTAACGAGAAAATTTCACTTTTCGGCTGCGCATAGATTACACAGTGATCAGCTATCCGATGAGGAAAATAAAATGATTTTTGGGAAATGTAATAACCCTCATGGACATGGCCATAACTATATTCTTGAAGTAACGGTGGAGGGAGAAGCTGATCCTGTAACAGGGATGATCATCAATTTAGCAGAGCTCGATGAAATTGTTGATCAGAAAATTCTTCAGAAATTTGATCACAAGCATCTCAATTTGGATACAGAAGAATTCAGAGGGTTAAATCCAACTGCCGAGGTTATGACGGTTGTTTTTTGGGAACTGCTTCAGCCGTCTCTGCCAAGTTTGTCCAAAATAGGACTTTGGGAGACTGCAAAAAATTATTTTGAATACCATGGTCCGGAAAAAAAAGTAAAAAACAATATTTACTAA
- a CDS encoding pentapeptide repeat-containing protein: MSSQLANKKSHLRADCEHCFGLCCVALPYAKSADFAMNKEGGTPCQNLMADFYCGIHQNLRQKGFRGCAVYECFGAGQKVSQVTYKGASWREHPASAKEMFDVFPIMQQLHEMLCYVEEALEWKETAPIHQELQEAARDVEALTQLSPQAILKLDVPVHRARVNELLLRSSAYVRSQVRSKKKSKAAGRKDFFGAKLKEADLKGADLRGALFIAADLRGADMRLTDLIGADFRDADLRGANLTGSIFLTQAQVNAAKGDRYTKLPASVRKPDHWL; this comes from the coding sequence TTGTCTAGTCAACTAGCAAATAAAAAGAGCCATCTGCGTGCCGATTGTGAACATTGTTTTGGCCTTTGCTGTGTGGCGCTGCCTTATGCAAAATCAGCTGATTTTGCAATGAACAAAGAGGGCGGCACCCCATGCCAAAATTTAATGGCAGATTTTTATTGTGGGATTCATCAAAACCTTAGACAAAAAGGATTCCGCGGCTGCGCTGTATATGAGTGCTTTGGGGCAGGACAGAAAGTATCGCAGGTTACATACAAAGGGGCAAGCTGGCGGGAGCATCCTGCTTCTGCAAAAGAAATGTTCGATGTGTTCCCTATTATGCAGCAGCTCCATGAAATGCTTTGTTATGTAGAAGAAGCGCTTGAATGGAAAGAAACAGCGCCGATTCACCAGGAACTGCAGGAAGCAGCCCGCGATGTAGAGGCTCTTACACAGCTAAGCCCCCAGGCGATTTTAAAGCTTGACGTACCAGTTCACAGAGCTAGGGTGAATGAGCTTCTTTTGCGTTCAAGTGCATACGTGCGGTCACAGGTCCGGTCTAAAAAGAAATCGAAAGCAGCGGGCAGAAAAGATTTCTTTGGTGCCAAATTAAAAGAAGCTGATTTAAAAGGCGCTGATTTAAGAGGAGCGCTTTTTATTGCAGCTGATTTGAGGGGAGCAGACATGAGACTGACCGACTTGATCGGTGCTGACTTCAGAGATGCTGATTTAAGAGGAGCGAATCTTACGGGAAGCATTTTTTTAACGCAGGCACAGGTGAATGCGGCTAAAGGCGACCGGTATACGAAACTGCCTGCTTCTGTACGCAAGCCGGACCACTGGCTTTAA
- a CDS encoding deoxynucleoside kinase — translation MIVVEGTVGAGKSTLSHLISDHFHISVFEELGNPDTEKLLDRFYGERSRWSFTTQIHFATERWQMIKHISEQRCGVLDRSIFGDQIFAKLLSEDGSMTPEEYRIYEKLLAAIVETTRAPDLLIYLQCDTERAKERIDHRGRGLESKVEMQYWERLNEKYEAWYQGYQYSPKILLCVNHLDFANNEEDKESVLGLIGKALKDIQYFSMKIAEA, via the coding sequence ATGATAGTAGTAGAGGGAACAGTTGGGGCAGGTAAATCAACACTATCTCACTTGATCAGCGATCATTTTCACATTTCTGTTTTTGAAGAGTTGGGAAATCCAGATACAGAGAAATTGCTCGATCGTTTTTATGGAGAACGCTCCCGCTGGTCTTTCACAACGCAGATTCATTTTGCGACGGAGCGCTGGCAGATGATCAAACACATTTCTGAACAAAGATGTGGTGTTCTGGATCGTTCTATTTTCGGGGATCAGATATTCGCTAAGCTTTTAAGTGAAGACGGCAGCATGACACCGGAGGAGTATCGGATATATGAAAAACTCCTTGCCGCTATTGTTGAAACGACAAGAGCGCCTGACCTGCTGATCTATCTCCAGTGTGACACAGAAAGGGCAAAAGAACGGATTGACCATCGTGGACGAGGGCTGGAAAGCAAAGTCGAGATGCAGTACTGGGAGCGGCTGAATGAAAAATATGAAGCCTGGTATCAAGGATATCAATACTCGCCTAAGATCCTGCTTTGTGTAAATCATTTGGATTTTGCAAACAACGAGGAGGATAAGGAAAGTGTACTAGGCCTGATTGGGAAAGCTTTAAAAGATATTCAATATTTCAGCATGAAAATAGCGGAAGCTTAA